From Scylla paramamosain isolate STU-SP2022 unplaced genomic scaffold, ASM3559412v1 Contig1, whole genome shotgun sequence, a single genomic window includes:
- the LOC135095617 gene encoding uncharacterized protein LOC135095617 → MVKAAFFLIRTMGKFAGCEALVFVGEDQTTTTTASPESSGTEEEKDTEEEDNERFLRKEGREGDDDDDDEKDEEDDSEKDDEDRERTSSTTTTTTTTPKPSRGPLLVLVKKSGGICYVTSATEYMGGHYEQDPTLTEQWRSIEHLFSPSLLLQAKNWFMDEARLFGYKFGGKNSPLCRVLSYFV, encoded by the coding sequence ATGGTGAAGGCAGCGTTTTTCTTAATAAGGACAATGGGAAAGTTTGCTGGCTGCGAGGCCTTGGTGTTTGTAGGAGAGGATCAGACTACAACTACTACGGCATCCCCCGAGTCTAGcggaacagaagaggaaaaagacacggaggaagaagataatgaaagatTCTTACGCAAGGAAGGTAGGGaaggtgacgatgatgatgatgatgaaaaagacgaagaagatgaTAGTGAAAAAGACGATGAAGATCGTGAGCGTACttcaagcaccaccactaccactaccaccactcctaAACCCAGTCGCGGGCCACTCCTCGTGCTCGTGAAGAAGTCTGGTGGTATTTGTTATGTCACCAGCGCAACTGAGTATATGGGAGGACATTATGAGCAGGACCCCACACTAACCGAACAATGGAGGAGTATTGAACACCTCTTCAGCCCCTCCCTGCTGCTGCAAGCAAAGAACTGGTTCATGGACGAGGCCCGTCTCTTTGGCTACAAGTTCGGAGGCAAAAATTCCCCCTTGTGTCGTGTCCTAAGCTACTTTGTGTAG